The proteins below come from a single Malus sylvestris chromosome 3, drMalSylv7.2, whole genome shotgun sequence genomic window:
- the LOC126615886 gene encoding uncharacterized protein LOC126615886 produces MVCFCFLVDQRRKVWRSKPVAGTCSRCGCGASVADIKTSTRFCYIPVYWKSWKAIMCTFCGAILKYYR; encoded by the coding sequence ATggtttgcttttgtttcctGGTAGACCAGAGGAGGAAGGTGTGGCGGAGCAAGCCGGTGGCTGGGACATGTTCAAGATGTGGGTGTGGAGCAAGCGTCGCTGACATAAAGACTTCGACTAGGTTTTGCTATATTCCAGTTTACTGGAAATCTTGGAAAGCAATCATGTGTACTTTTTGTGGAGCCATTCTCAAATATTATAGATAA
- the LOC126614192 gene encoding uncharacterized protein LOC126614192 isoform X2 has translation MGTREVYEQKLRSGNLHHDPTMNPGLGTPRCPRCLSLLAHDSDKGEWTITPVLHDATAVAGSGIGGMLSAIHSFNTVLLGCRDPIPSEAVEGTKVVAFLSWAYSTASVFGCQCYIWRLFTSQVCSTHRGILLCYLKCLTLRDFTSYSIHRRGSHFPLSERRGQMISCRCTYQRICYNFVIDVIYMYL, from the exons ATGGGGACTCGAGAGGTCTACGAACAGAAGCTGAGGAGTGGGAATCTGCACCACGATCCCACCATGAATCCCGGCCTCGGAACTCCTCGCTGCCCTCGCTGCCTCTCTCTCCTCGCCCACGATTCC GACAAAGGTGAATGGACCATCACTCCTGTTCTTCACGACGCCACCGCTGTT GCTGGCTCAGGTATTGGAGGAATGCTTAGTGCAATTCATAGCTTCAATACAG TGTTACTTGGTTGCAGGGATCCCATACCTTCAGAAGCGGTTGAAGGGACCAAAGTGGTTGCCTTTCTTAGTTGGG CTTACTCCACTGCTTCTGTTTTCGGGTGCCAGTGCTACATTTGGAG GTTATTCACTTCCCAAGTTTGCTCAACTCACCGTGGCATCCTATTATGCTACCTCAAGTGCCTCACATTACGGGATTTCACTTCTTACTCGATACATCGAAGAGGCTCACACTTCCCGCTCTCGGAAAGAAGGGGTCAGATGATTTCTTGCAGGTGCACATATCAAAGAATCTGCTACAATTTTGTAATTGATGTTATATACATGTACCTGTAG
- the LOC126614192 gene encoding uncharacterized protein LOC126614192 isoform X3, giving the protein MGTREVYEQKLRSGNLHHDPTMNPGLGTPRCPRCLSLLAHDSDKGEWTITPVLHDATAVAGSGIGGMLSAIHSFNTGIPYLQKRLKGPKWLPFLVGCYIWRLFTSQVCSTHRGILLCYLKCLTLRDFTSYSIHRRGSHFPLSERRGQMISCRCTYQRICYNFVIDVIYMYL; this is encoded by the exons ATGGGGACTCGAGAGGTCTACGAACAGAAGCTGAGGAGTGGGAATCTGCACCACGATCCCACCATGAATCCCGGCCTCGGAACTCCTCGCTGCCCTCGCTGCCTCTCTCTCCTCGCCCACGATTCC GACAAAGGTGAATGGACCATCACTCCTGTTCTTCACGACGCCACCGCTGTT GCTGGCTCAGGTATTGGAGGAATGCTTAGTGCAATTCATAGCTTCAATACAG GGATCCCATACCTTCAGAAGCGGTTGAAGGGACCAAAGTGGTTGCCTTTCTTAGTTGGG TGCTACATTTGGAG GTTATTCACTTCCCAAGTTTGCTCAACTCACCGTGGCATCCTATTATGCTACCTCAAGTGCCTCACATTACGGGATTTCACTTCTTACTCGATACATCGAAGAGGCTCACACTTCCCGCTCTCGGAAAGAAGGGGTCAGATGATTTCTTGCAGGTGCACATATCAAAGAATCTGCTACAATTTTGTAATTGATGTTATATACATGTACCTGTAG
- the LOC126614192 gene encoding uncharacterized protein LOC126614192 isoform X1 → MGTREVYEQKLRSGNLHHDPTMNPGLGTPRCPRCLSLLAHDSDKGEWTITPVLHDATAVAGSGIGGMLSAIHSFNTDCLVLLGCRDPIPSEAVEGTKVVAFLSWAYSTASVFGCQCYIWRLFTSQVCSTHRGILLCYLKCLTLRDFTSYSIHRRGSHFPLSERRGQMISCRCTYQRICYNFVIDVIYMYL, encoded by the exons ATGGGGACTCGAGAGGTCTACGAACAGAAGCTGAGGAGTGGGAATCTGCACCACGATCCCACCATGAATCCCGGCCTCGGAACTCCTCGCTGCCCTCGCTGCCTCTCTCTCCTCGCCCACGATTCC GACAAAGGTGAATGGACCATCACTCCTGTTCTTCACGACGCCACCGCTGTT GCTGGCTCAGGTATTGGAGGAATGCTTAGTGCAATTCATAGCTTCAATACAG ATTGCTTAGTGTTACTTGGTTGCAGGGATCCCATACCTTCAGAAGCGGTTGAAGGGACCAAAGTGGTTGCCTTTCTTAGTTGGG CTTACTCCACTGCTTCTGTTTTCGGGTGCCAGTGCTACATTTGGAG GTTATTCACTTCCCAAGTTTGCTCAACTCACCGTGGCATCCTATTATGCTACCTCAAGTGCCTCACATTACGGGATTTCACTTCTTACTCGATACATCGAAGAGGCTCACACTTCCCGCTCTCGGAAAGAAGGGGTCAGATGATTTCTTGCAGGTGCACATATCAAAGAATCTGCTACAATTTTGTAATTGATGTTATATACATGTACCTGTAG
- the LOC126614192 gene encoding uncharacterized protein LOC126614192 isoform X4, which translates to MGTREVYEQKLRSGNLHHDPTMNPGLGTPRCPRCLSLLAHDSDKGEWTITPVLHDATAVAGSGIGGMLSAIHSFNTGIPYLQKRLKGPKWLPFLVGLTPLLLFSGASATFGGYSLPKFAQLTVASYYATSSASHYGISLLTRYIEEAHTSRSRKEGVR; encoded by the exons ATGGGGACTCGAGAGGTCTACGAACAGAAGCTGAGGAGTGGGAATCTGCACCACGATCCCACCATGAATCCCGGCCTCGGAACTCCTCGCTGCCCTCGCTGCCTCTCTCTCCTCGCCCACGATTCC GACAAAGGTGAATGGACCATCACTCCTGTTCTTCACGACGCCACCGCTGTT GCTGGCTCAGGTATTGGAGGAATGCTTAGTGCAATTCATAGCTTCAATACAG GGATCCCATACCTTCAGAAGCGGTTGAAGGGACCAAAGTGGTTGCCTTTCTTAGTTGGG CTTACTCCACTGCTTCTGTTTTCGGGTGCCAGTGCTACATTTGGAG GTTATTCACTTCCCAAGTTTGCTCAACTCACCGTGGCATCCTATTATGCTACCTCAAGTGCCTCACATTACGGGATTTCACTTCTTACTCGATACATCGAAGAGGCTCACACTTCCCGCTCTCGGAAAGAAGGGGTCAGATGA
- the LOC126617267 gene encoding PAP-specific phosphatase HAL2-like — protein sequence MEGGRYGEELDVAVRVVHMACALCQRLQEGLVSGGSGLVKSKDDDSPVTVADWSVQATVSWILSEFFGSQNVSVIAEEDVQTLSQADSAGLLEAVVNTVNECLAGAPKYGLKSPPKSLNTAQVLEAISRCNSEGGPKGRHWVLDPIDGTLGFVRGDQYAVALALIEDGKVVIGVLGCPNYPMKKELLSYHYQYHENMSRLSPPSDDMWERGCVMYARRGSGEAWMQPPIRGDKKFVWPNSARLVRVSSIDDPALATSCEPVEKANSDHSFTAGLAHSVGLRNQPLRVYSMVKYAAIARGDAELFMKFARTGYKEKIWDHAAGVVIVEEAGGVVTDAGGRPLDFSKGPYLEGLDRGIVVCSGATLHEKIIDAVYASWDSSNL from the exons ATGGAGGGCGGGAGATACGGTGAGGAGCTGGATGTGGCGGTGAGAGTGGTTCACATGGCGTGTGCTCTGTGTCAGAGGCTGCAGGAGGGGCTGGTGTCAGGTGGCAGTGGCCTCGTTAAGTCCAAGGACGATGATTCTCCTGTGACTGTCGCAG ATTGGAGTGTGCAAGCAACCGTTAGCTGGATACTGTCTGagttctttgggagtcaaaatgTATCCGTTATTGCTGAAGAAGATGTACAAACGCTCTCTCAGGCTGACTCAGCGGGTTTGCTGGAAGCTGTTGTAAACACTGTTAATGAGTGCTTAGCTGGAGCACCCAAGTATGGTCTTAAAAGTCCACCAAAATCCCTCAACACTGCTCAAGTTCTTGAGGCTATCAGCCGATGCAACTCAGAGGGAGGCCCCAAAGGTAGACATTGGGTACTTGATCCTATTGACGGAACATTAGGGTTTGTGCGTGGGGATCAATATGCTGTAGCTTTAGCATTGATTGAGGATGGGAAAGTTGTTATTGGAGTACTCGGGTGCCCTAATTACCCAATGAAGAAGGAATTGCTCAGTTATCATTATCAGTACCATGAAAACATGTCAAGGTTGTCTCCACCTTCTGACGATATGTGGGAAAGAGGTTGTGTGATGTATGCGAGGAGAGGCAGTGGTGAGGCATGGATGCAGCCACCAATCCGTGGGGATAAGAAGTTTGTGTGGCCGAATTCTGCAAGACTTGTTCGGGTTTCTTCCATCGATGACCCCGCACTGGCCACTAGTTGTGAACCTGTCGAGAAAGCAAATTCAGACCACTCCTTCACAGCAGGACTTGCTCACAGCGTAGGGCTTAG AAATCAACCCCTCCGTGTCTATAGCATGGTGAAATATGCAGCCATAGCTCGAGGAGATGCTGAGCTATTCATGAAGTTTGCAAGGACTGGATACAAGGAGAAGATATGGGATCACGCTGCTGGTGTTGTCATTGTAGAAGAGGCCGGAGGTGTCGTAACTGATGCTGGAGGGCGTCCCCTGGACTTTTCAAAAGGACCTTACTTAGAAGGACTTGACAGGGGCATAGTTGTTTGTTCTGGGGCAACACTGCATGAGAAAATCATTGATGCCGTGTATGCCAGCTGGGACTCTTCTAATTTATGA
- the LOC126616595 gene encoding uncharacterized protein LOC126616595, with product MPSGNMFRERKMGKPSGAAPGSRDWTQIYAIYGLDQLHTILFFLFNAVLFTVLSLLYLTYFNPITLFFHRLLPIDTARFAAGFTGSVTALSALCLFFASGHFLYSSLPLHYDVAQRMVGSVNEWSTVKHALDLGCGRGILLNAVATQMKKEGSSGRVVGLDRSKMTSLSSTLRTAKIEGVGEYVTCREGDPRRLPFGDGYFDVVVSAVFVHTVGKEYGHRTVEASAERMRVVGEMVRVLKPGGVGVVWDLLHVPEYVRRLQELKMEDIRVSERVTAFMASSQIVSFRKPSQHVIGPGEVRLDWRC from the coding sequence ATGCCTTCTGGAAACATGTTCAGAGAGAGGAAGATGGGGAAACCATCAGGCGCGGCGCCAGGCAGCAGAGACTGGACTCAGATCTACGCAATCTACGGTCTCGACCAGTTGCACaccattctcttctttctcttcaacGCTGTCCTATTTACCGTTCTGTCACTCCTCTACCTCACTTATTTCAACCCCATCACCCTCTTTTTCCACCGCCTCCTCCCCATCGACACCGCCCGTTTTGCCGCCGGTTTCACTGGCTCCGTCACCGCCCTTTCCGCCCTCTGCCTCTTCTTTGCATCCGGACACTTCCTATACTCCTCACTCCCCCTCCACTACGACGTCGCCCAGCGCATGGTCGGCTCAGTCAACGAATGGTCGACCGTCAAGCACGCCCTCGACCTCGGCTGCGGCCGCGGCATACTCTTAAACGCGGTGGCGACCCAGATGAAGAAAGAGGGGAGTTCGGGTCGGGTTGTGGGCCTGGACCGGTCCAAGATGACGAGCCTCTCGTCGACGCTGCGGACGGCGAAGATTGAAGGTGTGGGGGAGTACGTGACTTGCCGCGAGGGCGACCCCAGGAGATTGCCGTTCGGGGACGGGTACTTCGACGTCGTGGTCTCTGCTGTGTTCGTCCACACCGTCGGAAAAGAGTACGGCCATCGGACGGTGGAGGCGTCGGCGGAGCGGATGAGGGTTGTCGGCGAGATGGTGAGGGTTCTGAAGCCCGGTGGGGTGGGGGTGGTGTGGGACCTACTGCACGTGCCGGAGTACGTGCGGCGGCTGCAGGAGCTGAAGATGGAGGACATTCGGGTGTCGGAGCGGGTCACGGCGTTTATGGCGAGCAGCCAGATCGTGTCGTTTCGCAAGCCCAGTCAGCACGTTATTGGGCCCGGTGAGGTCCGACTCGACTGGAGATGCTGA